A region from the Melanotaenia boesemani isolate fMelBoe1 chromosome 11, fMelBoe1.pri, whole genome shotgun sequence genome encodes:
- the vamp5 gene encoding vesicle-associated membrane protein 5 — protein MENGKSHLEQVQDEVEEVKVIMLDNLNKSEERTGKLSELDDRADELLQRSKAFEKTSNQVKQKKRGENKRMKLVFIGIGVVAGLVILGLIIFAIVG, from the exons ATG GAGAATGGGAAGAGCCACCTGGAGCAGGTGCAggatgaggtggaggaggtgaAGGTCATTATGCTGGACAACCTGAACAAATCTGAAGAAAGAACCGGCAAACTGAGTGAACTGGATGATCGGGCTGATGAGCTGCTTCAAAGG AGTAAAGCCTTTGAAAAGACTTCCAACCAAGTGAAGCAGAAGAAACGAGGGGAGAACAAAAGGATGAAATTGGTGTTCATTGGCATTGGAGTGGTGGCAGGACTCGTCATACTGGGACTTATAATCTTTGCCATTGTTGGATAA